A single region of the Gossypium arboreum isolate Shixiya-1 chromosome 12, ASM2569848v2, whole genome shotgun sequence genome encodes:
- the LOC108476576 gene encoding protein OPI10 homolog yields the protein MFGVVFPNRSFPMDISSFTQIDTFHWVLDMNTFVGESYHQIGDMCIFLLNNFTLPPDKALAVYVQSPGSPFVFCGAVTLQRPSAVLSLIWPEPGGQMQLTAPDSAAPSAKIGVSVEDLVALPSLDVAAEKKIERMALKVGENLFNFMQSFCGVDGSKLVVPMDILDRWFKKFQEKAKRDSDFLKGFAV from the coding sequence ATGTTCGGAGTGGTATTCCCCAACCGAAGCTTCCCAATGGATATCTCTAGCTTCACCCAAATTGATACCTTCCATTGGGTGCTCGACATGAACACTTTCGTTGGCGAATCCTACCATCAAATTGGTGATATGTGCATCTTCCTCTTGAACAACTTCACTTTGCCCCCAGATAAGGCTTTGGCTGTCTACGTCCAGTCCCCTGGTTCTCCATTTGTTTTCTGCGGCGCCGTCACTCTTCAACGCCCCTCCGCCGTGCTTTCCCTGATTTGGCCTGAGCCTGGAGGGCAGATGCAGTTGACTGCTCCTGATTCCGCCGCGCCTTCCGCCAAGATTGGTGTGTCGGTGGAGGATCTGGTTGCGTTGCCGTCCTTAGATGTGGCTGCTGAGAAGAAGATCGAACGCATGGCGTTGAAAGTTGGGGAAAACTTGTTCAACTTTATGCAGTCGTTCTGTGGGGTTGATGGGTCTAAGTTGGTAGTCCCTATGGACATTTTGgatagatggtttaagaaatttCAGGAGAAAGCCAAGCGTGATTCTGATTTCTTGAAGGGTTTTGCCGTGTAA